One genomic region from Aliarcobacter cryaerophilus ATCC 43158 encodes:
- the rpmJ gene encoding 50S ribosomal protein L36, producing MKVRASVKKMCDKCKVIKRRGIVRVICENKKHKQRQG from the coding sequence ATGAAAGTAAGAGCTTCAGTTAAAAAAATGTGTGATAAATGTAAAGTTATCAAAAGAAGAGGTATCGTAAGAGTAATCTGCGAAAACAAAAAACATAAACAAAGACAAGGATAA
- the rpsM gene encoding 30S ribosomal protein S13, whose translation MARIAGVDLPNKKRMEYALTYIFGIGLHHSRLILTATGVDFNKRAFELTEDEAALIRKEIQENYLVEGDLRKKVAMDIKSLMDLGSYRGLRHRKGLPCRGQKTKTNARTRKGKKKTIGAASK comes from the coding sequence ATGGCAAGAATCGCAGGTGTTGATTTACCAAACAAAAAAAGAATGGAGTATGCTTTAACATACATCTTTGGAATTGGGTTACACCATTCAAGACTAATTTTAACTGCTACTGGAGTTGATTTCAACAAAAGAGCATTTGAATTAACAGAAGATGAGGCTGCTTTAATTAGAAAAGAGATTCAAGAAAACTACCTAGTAGAAGGGGATCTTAGAAAAAAAGTTGCTATGGATATTAAGTCTTTGATGGATTTAGGTTCATATAGAGGATTAAGACACAGAAAAGGTTTACCTTGTAGAGGGCAAAAGACTAAAACTAATGCAAGAACAAGAAAAGGTAAAAAGAAAACTATTGGTGCAGCAAGTAAATAA
- the hemB gene encoding porphobilinogen synthase gives MFKRFRRLRLNETLRNLVQETTISKDDFIYPLFVKEGNGIKIEISSMPGVFQMSIDEILKECEYLKKIGLNSIILFAIPDIKDSVGSECLCDESIISRTIKAIKEKFPNMFIVTDLCFCEYTDHGHCGILDPKTQSVHNDKTLEISAQQALVHARAGADMIAPSGMMDGIISTLRTALDENGFKDLPIMAYSTKFASGYYGPFRDVAESTPSFGDRRTYQMNVANRLEAISESLEDEKEGADILMVKPALSFLDIVRDIRNETKLPLCVYNVSGEYAILKHAGLAGLIDYERVMIETMIAFKRAGANIIISYHAKEVCEILNRNK, from the coding sequence ATGTTTAAACGATTTAGAAGATTAAGATTAAATGAAACTTTAAGAAATTTGGTTCAAGAGACAACTATTAGCAAAGATGATTTTATATATCCTCTTTTTGTAAAAGAGGGAAATGGTATTAAAATAGAGATTTCAAGTATGCCTGGTGTTTTTCAAATGAGTATTGATGAAATTTTAAAAGAGTGTGAATATTTGAAAAAAATAGGATTAAACTCTATTATCTTATTTGCCATTCCTGATATTAAAGATTCAGTTGGAAGTGAATGTTTATGTGATGAAAGTATAATCTCAAGAACAATAAAAGCAATTAAAGAAAAATTTCCAAATATGTTTATTGTTACAGATTTATGTTTTTGTGAATATACAGATCATGGACACTGTGGAATTTTAGATCCAAAAACACAAAGTGTACATAATGATAAAACACTTGAAATATCTGCACAACAAGCACTAGTTCATGCACGAGCAGGTGCTGATATGATTGCACCAAGTGGTATGATGGATGGAATTATTTCAACACTTAGAACTGCTTTAGATGAAAATGGATTTAAAGATTTACCAATTATGGCATACTCTACAAAATTTGCTAGTGGATATTATGGACCATTTAGAGATGTAGCTGAATCAACTCCATCTTTTGGAGATAGAAGAACTTATCAAATGAATGTAGCAAATAGACTTGAAGCTATTAGTGAATCTCTTGAAGATGAAAAAGAAGGTGCTGATATTTTAATGGTAAAACCAGCCTTATCATTTTTGGATATCGTAAGAGATATTAGAAATGAGACAAAACTTCCTTTATGTGTTTACAATGTAAGTGGTGAATATGCAATATTAAAACATGCAGGACTTGCTGGACTTATTGATTATGAAAGAGTTATGATTGAAACTATGATTGCTTTTAAAAGAGCTGGTGCAAATATTATAATATCTTATCATGCAAAAGAAGTTTGCGAAATATTAAATAGAAATAAGTAG
- the ribA gene encoding GTP cyclohydrolase II, whose protein sequence is MNIIESNIANLPTKHGNFKIKAYKQNNQEHLALMSEDFNPQAIVNLRIHSECLTGDVFGSIKCDCQKQLELAIAYIAKNSGLVIYHRQEGRNIGLLNKVNAYSLQDAGKNTVEANLALGFREDEREYSIVEYILKDLGIKKINVLTNNPAKMKFLETLDVEIVERIPTIVEPNCHNKNYLNTKKEQMGHML, encoded by the coding sequence ATGAATATAATCGAATCAAATATAGCAAACCTTCCTACGAAACACGGAAATTTTAAGATAAAAGCATATAAACAAAATAATCAAGAGCATTTAGCTTTGATGAGCGAAGATTTTAATCCACAAGCTATTGTGAACTTGAGAATACATTCAGAGTGTCTTACAGGAGATGTTTTTGGAAGTATTAAATGTGATTGTCAAAAACAATTAGAATTAGCAATTGCTTATATAGCAAAGAATAGTGGTTTAGTAATATATCATAGACAAGAAGGTCGAAATATAGGACTTCTCAATAAAGTAAATGCTTATAGTTTACAAGATGCAGGAAAAAATACAGTTGAGGCAAATTTGGCTTTAGGTTTTAGGGAAGATGAGAGAGAATACAGTATTGTTGAATATATTTTAAAAGATTTAGGAATAAAAAAAATAAATGTTCTTACAAATAATCCTGCAAAAATGAAATTTCTTGAAACTTTGGATGTAGAGATTGTAGAAAGAATTCCAACAATAGTTGAACCCAATTGTCATAATAAAAACTATTTAAATACAAAAAAAGAACAAATGGGACATATGCTTTGA
- a CDS encoding DHHA1 domain-containing protein — protein sequence MSEKKYRLVTRSDMDGLVCGTLLKYLDIIDEITFVHPKDMQDGLIEITNNDITTNLPYVDGVYLAFDHHFSETLRNEKKDNHIINPDAPSAAQVVYDYYDGDEVFPGYFTSMMQGANKADSANFLYEDIVRPRAWTLLSFLMDSRTGLGRFRNFRISNYQLMMDLIHYCARHNIDEILELPDVKERVDLYFQYEEQFKDQLKKCTKVYNNLVIIDYRDEEIIYPGNRFMVYTLFPEQNISIHIFYAKDKDKIVYSTGKSITNKTSKTNIGELMLKYGGGGHENAGACQIYKEESEKVLKELIEKINQDG from the coding sequence ATGAGTGAAAAAAAGTATAGGCTAGTAACACGAAGTGATATGGATGGACTTGTTTGCGGTACATTGCTTAAATATCTTGATATTATAGATGAAATTACTTTTGTTCACCCAAAAGATATGCAAGATGGATTGATTGAGATAACAAATAATGATATAACAACTAATCTTCCTTATGTAGATGGAGTTTATTTAGCATTTGACCATCACTTTTCAGAAACATTAAGAAATGAGAAAAAAGATAATCATATTATAAATCCAGATGCTCCAAGTGCTGCTCAGGTTGTTTATGATTATTATGATGGAGATGAAGTTTTCCCTGGATATTTTACATCTATGATGCAAGGGGCAAATAAAGCTGATAGTGCAAATTTTTTATATGAAGATATTGTAAGACCAAGAGCTTGGACACTATTGAGCTTTTTAATGGATAGTAGAACTGGACTTGGAAGATTTAGGAACTTTAGAATATCAAACTATCAATTAATGATGGATTTAATTCACTATTGTGCTAGACATAATATTGATGAAATATTAGAACTTCCAGATGTAAAAGAGAGAGTTGATTTATATTTTCAATACGAAGAGCAATTTAAAGATCAGCTTAAAAAATGTACAAAAGTTTATAACAATTTAGTGATAATAGATTATAGAGATGAAGAGATTATATATCCTGGAAATAGATTTATGGTTTATACACTTTTTCCTGAGCAAAATATATCTATTCATATTTTCTATGCAAAAGATAAAGATAAGATTGTATACAGCACAGGAAAATCTATTACAAATAAAACTTCTAAAACAAATATTGGTGAACTAATGCTTAAATATGGTGGTGGTGGACATGAAAATGCTGGAGCTTGCCAAATTTATAAAGAAGAATCAGAAAAAGTTTTAAAAGAATTAATAGAAAAAATCAATCAAGATGGTTGA
- a CDS encoding HIT family protein, whose product MQIFKNNLINIEIENSEIPWLKIFTNKNVKEFSQCDNETKQEIWKYLDIIEKKMIKYYNPEKINIASFGNYVPHVHFHVMSRFKEDSFFPEPMWGKKQREANLNLPSFEIFIDELKKDF is encoded by the coding sequence ATGCAAATATTTAAAAATAATTTAATAAATATAGAGATAGAAAATAGCGAAATTCCTTGGTTAAAAATTTTTACAAATAAAAATGTTAAAGAGTTTTCACAATGCGATAATGAAACAAAACAAGAAATTTGGAAATACCTTGATATTATAGAGAAAAAAATGATTAAATACTACAATCCTGAAAAGATAAATATTGCATCATTTGGAAATTATGTTCCTCATGTACATTTTCATGTAATGTCAAGATTTAAAGAAGATAGCTTTTTTCCAGAACCTATGTGGGGAAAAAAACAAAGAGAGGCAAACTTAAATTTACCCTCTTTTGAGATTTTTATAGATGAGTTAAAAAAAGATTTTTAG
- the glyS gene encoding glycine--tRNA ligase subunit beta, producing MLKPLLIEIGVEELPAIPFLKELSNIEKKWSDILEKNSLLCNFELFYTPRRLVLWHREFQVKQEDSEVENIGAPKNIAFKDGIATPAAASFAGKCGISVDEISFKDFGKGEVLYYKQKISGVFSKELLNNMVNEFVASLNFGKSMRWGSRSDSFIRPIRFFSMMIDKEIIEGELFGVKSSNLSFGHRMDSYEPFIFNDVGDYFCKLDKYGVVLYQDERRAKILKQLKDIEVKHNIQIELDLELLDEVVAITEYPTALLGKFDEEFLELPAEVIVTSMKANQRYFAVYKNEKLTNNFVVVSNALTNDFGYIISGNEKVLRPRLADAMFFYKNDIKNGLSNEGLKKLVFVEGLGTVYDKCEREAKIASYLAEILRINEKDVELLQKAVMLSKADLMSEMVYEFTELQGLMGYYYSKIANNDEKISLALKEQYLPIGENSELPSSVFSSIVAMSNKIDNLMALFSAGKIPTGSKDPFALRRASLGVVKIAIEHKLDIDFKAIFEDLKTNYKNLDLKVLNEFFIERLYKIFDSVNPTVLKAVISSGETNIYRIYQKVEALNPFVESDSFKDYSATFKRVANIVKDIEINDSLEIVETLFEQDEERNLYNSFKKIKTSNFGTFDEELDALFSLKPQLDSFFEKVFVNHEDEKIKTNRKNLIAQVYLGFRNIADIKEITI from the coding sequence ATGCTTAAACCACTTTTAATAGAAATTGGAGTTGAAGAGTTACCAGCTATTCCATTTTTAAAGGAGTTATCAAATATTGAGAAAAAATGGAGTGATATTTTAGAAAAAAATAGTTTACTTTGTAATTTTGAATTATTTTATACTCCAAGAAGATTGGTTTTATGGCATAGAGAGTTTCAAGTAAAACAAGAAGATAGTGAAGTTGAAAATATAGGTGCTCCAAAAAATATAGCTTTTAAAGATGGTATAGCAACTCCTGCAGCTGCTAGTTTTGCAGGAAAATGTGGTATTAGTGTAGATGAAATTTCATTTAAAGATTTTGGAAAAGGTGAAGTTTTATATTATAAACAAAAAATATCTGGAGTTTTTTCAAAAGAGCTTTTAAACAATATGGTAAACGAATTTGTAGCAAGTTTAAACTTTGGAAAATCTATGAGATGGGGAAGTAGAAGTGATAGTTTTATAAGACCTATTAGATTTTTTTCTATGATGATAGATAAAGAAATAATAGAGGGAGAGCTTTTTGGAGTAAAATCTTCAAACTTATCATTTGGGCATAGAATGGATAGTTATGAACCATTTATTTTTAATGATGTTGGTGATTATTTTTGCAAGTTAGACAAATATGGAGTAGTTTTATATCAAGATGAAAGAAGAGCAAAAATTCTAAAGCAACTAAAAGATATTGAGGTTAAGCACAATATTCAAATAGAGTTAGATTTAGAATTATTAGATGAAGTTGTTGCAATTACTGAGTATCCAACAGCTCTTTTAGGAAAATTTGATGAAGAGTTTTTAGAACTTCCAGCTGAAGTAATTGTTACATCTATGAAAGCAAATCAGAGATATTTTGCAGTTTATAAAAATGAAAAACTTACAAATAATTTTGTAGTTGTTTCAAATGCATTAACAAATGATTTTGGATATATAATCTCTGGAAATGAGAAGGTTTTAAGACCAAGGCTAGCAGATGCAATGTTTTTTTATAAAAATGATATAAAAAATGGTTTATCAAATGAAGGACTTAAAAAACTTGTATTTGTTGAAGGTTTAGGAACAGTTTATGATAAATGTGAGAGAGAGGCAAAAATTGCCTCATATTTGGCAGAGATTTTGAGAATAAATGAAAAAGATGTTGAACTATTGCAAAAAGCTGTAATGCTTTCAAAAGCTGATTTAATGAGTGAAATGGTATATGAGTTTACAGAACTTCAAGGATTAATGGGTTACTACTACTCAAAAATAGCAAATAACGATGAAAAAATTAGTCTAGCATTAAAAGAACAATATCTTCCAATTGGTGAGAATAGTGAACTTCCTAGTTCTGTTTTTTCTTCAATAGTTGCTATGTCAAATAAAATAGATAATCTTATGGCTCTTTTTAGTGCTGGAAAAATCCCAACAGGATCAAAAGATCCATTTGCCTTAAGAAGAGCATCTTTAGGAGTTGTAAAAATTGCAATCGAACATAAATTAGATATTGATTTTAAAGCTATTTTTGAAGATTTAAAAACAAATTATAAAAATCTTGATTTAAAAGTTTTAAATGAATTTTTTATAGAAAGACTTTATAAAATCTTTGATAGTGTAAATCCAACTGTTTTAAAAGCCGTGATAAGTAGTGGAGAGACAAATATATATAGAATTTATCAAAAAGTAGAAGCTTTAAATCCATTTGTTGAAAGTGATAGTTTTAAAGATTATAGTGCTACATTTAAAAGAGTTGCAAATATTGTGAAAGATATTGAAATAAATGATTCTTTAGAGATTGTTGAAACACTATTCGAGCAAGATGAAGAGAGAAATTTATATAATAGTTTTAAAAAAATAAAAACTTCAAATTTTGGAACTTTTGATGAAGAGCTTGATGCTTTATTTTCTTTAAAACCACAACTTGATAGCTTTTTTGAAAAAGTTTTTGTAAATCACGAAGATGAAAAAATAAAAACAAATAGAAAAAATCTTATTGCACAAGTATATTTAGGATTTAGAAATATCGCAGATATTAAAGAAATAACAATTTAA
- the leuB gene encoding 3-isopropylmalate dehydrogenase, whose protein sequence is MNSYKISIIKGDGIGPEIVDEAIKVLNAVSKKCGFELSYKEYLMGGIAIDTTGVPLPDETVEGVLNSDACLFGAIGGAKWDTLPRDLRPETGLLNFREKMGVYANLRPAIVYDELLNASTLKPEVIKGCDIMVVRELIGGIYFGKPRENDGFKAFNTMVYTKPEIIRIGKTAFELAQKRDKRVCSVDKANVLEVSQLWRDTMNELSKEYPDVELTHMYVDNAAMQLVRNPKQFDVIVTGNIFGDILSDTASMVVGSIGLLPSASTGDKTAIYEPIHGSAPDIAGLGIANPIATILSAAMMLKYTLNEQKASDLIEKAIKDALKDGYRTKDLAAFDAKEVLNCVAMGDKIVEYINN, encoded by the coding sequence ATGAATAGCTATAAAATATCAATAATAAAAGGTGATGGAATAGGGCCTGAAATAGTTGATGAAGCTATAAAAGTTTTAAATGCTGTTTCTAAAAAATGTGGCTTTGAATTATCTTATAAAGAGTATTTAATGGGTGGAATTGCAATAGATACAACAGGAGTTCCTCTTCCAGATGAAACTGTTGAAGGTGTTTTAAACTCTGATGCTTGTTTATTTGGTGCAATTGGTGGAGCAAAATGGGATACTCTTCCAAGAGATTTAAGGCCAGAAACAGGGCTTTTAAATTTTAGAGAGAAAATGGGTGTTTATGCAAATTTAAGACCAGCAATTGTTTATGATGAGCTTTTAAATGCTTCAACTTTAAAACCAGAAGTTATCAAAGGTTGTGATATTATGGTTGTAAGAGAGCTTATTGGTGGTATCTATTTTGGAAAACCGAGAGAAAATGATGGATTTAAAGCTTTTAATACAATGGTATATACAAAACCTGAGATTATAAGAATTGGAAAAACTGCTTTTGAGCTTGCACAAAAGAGAGATAAAAGAGTTTGTTCTGTTGATAAAGCAAATGTTTTAGAGGTTTCTCAACTTTGGAGAGATACTATGAATGAATTATCAAAAGAGTATCCAGATGTTGAATTAACTCATATGTATGTTGATAATGCTGCTATGCAGCTAGTTAGAAATCCAAAACAGTTTGATGTTATAGTAACTGGAAATATATTTGGGGATATTTTAAGTGATACAGCGTCTATGGTTGTTGGTTCTATTGGGCTTCTTCCTAGTGCATCAACAGGTGATAAAACAGCAATTTATGAACCAATTCATGGTTCTGCTCCTGATATTGCAGGACTTGGAATTGCAAATCCAATAGCTACAATTTTAAGTGCTGCTATGATGTTAAAATATACTTTAAATGAACAAAAAGCTTCAGATTTAATAGAAAAAGCAATAAAAGATGCTTTAAAAGATGGATATAGAACAAAAGACTTAGCTGCTTTTGATGCTAAAGAAGTTTTAAACTGTGTTGCTATGGGTGATAAAATAGTAGAATATATCAATAATTAA
- the rpsK gene encoding 30S ribosomal protein S11, whose amino-acid sequence MAKRKVTRKKIVRKNIADGIVHIAASFNNTMVTVTDNMGNAIAWSSAGNLGFKGSKKSTPFAAQAAVEDAMAKAMEHGIKNVGIKIQGPGSGRDTAVKSVGAINGIRVTWLKDVTPLAHNGCRPPKRRRV is encoded by the coding sequence ATGGCAAAAAGAAAAGTTACTAGAAAAAAAATTGTAAGAAAAAATATTGCTGACGGTATCGTTCATATAGCTGCAAGTTTTAACAATACAATGGTTACAGTTACAGATAACATGGGAAATGCAATAGCATGGTCAAGTGCTGGAAACTTAGGGTTCAAGGGTTCTAAAAAATCAACTCCATTTGCTGCTCAAGCTGCAGTTGAAGATGCTATGGCAAAAGCAATGGAGCATGGAATTAAAAATGTAGGAATTAAAATTCAAGGTCCTGGTTCTGGAAGAGATACAGCTGTTAAATCAGTTGGTGCTATTAACGGGATTAGAGTTACTTGGTTAAAAGATGTTACACCATTAGCACACAATGGTTGTAGACCTCCTAAAAGAAGAAGAGTGTAA
- the rpoD gene encoding RNA polymerase sigma factor RpoD, whose protein sequence is MSTKDINKTIEQLIKEYKDSILTYEKIIKIFPKAPTGATIKKILALVQLYNVKVISSQEQAKLLNDEEAKKRKEQREKLIEAEDDEFDLLKNKELLEWSRSDSPVRMYLREMGQIPLLTKDEEIEISKRIEMGEDIILDAICYVPYLIDFILEYKEPLVNRERKVKELFKNFDDDTEEEEEEEEIEDYEDDLSTDAEDDEKKLSGAKQKKLDKRAQTIIEAFKNLEKTKKEWLKFQAKEVAKSDDEVDVMTFDLAVAFKKRLLKDALLDLGPTSKLITEIVKAMETSLKSDVGFDSELKRLEYKLPLFNETLQKNHQKILDNIINLSKAQITSMVPEATMVSTYMEIKKLFQTAEASKDGFDLTPEELKAVLEQIKRGKKITDTSKDRMAKSNLRLVVSIAKRYTNRGLAFLDLIQEGNIGLMKAVDKFEYKKGYKFSTYATWWIRQAISRAIADQARTIRIPIHMIETINRINKIIRKGIQENGKEPDVEEIAKEVGLPVDKVKQVIKITKEPVSLEAPIGSDDDGKFGDFVPDEKAPTPIDNIMKEDLQGQIDQILGQLNEREQAVIRMRFGLMDDASDRTLEEIGKELSVTRERVRQIESSAIKKLKHPKVGKNLKNYVES, encoded by the coding sequence ATGAGTACAAAAGATATAAATAAAACTATCGAGCAGTTAATCAAAGAGTATAAAGACTCAATATTAACTTATGAGAAAATTATAAAAATTTTTCCAAAAGCTCCAACGGGTGCAACAATTAAAAAAATTCTTGCTCTTGTTCAGCTATATAATGTAAAAGTTATAAGTTCTCAAGAACAAGCTAAACTTCTAAATGATGAAGAGGCTAAAAAAAGAAAAGAGCAAAGAGAAAAACTAATCGAAGCAGAAGATGATGAGTTTGACTTACTAAAAAATAAAGAGCTTTTAGAGTGGTCAAGATCTGATTCACCTGTAAGAATGTATTTAAGAGAGATGGGACAAATTCCGCTTTTAACAAAAGATGAAGAGATTGAAATATCAAAAAGAATTGAGATGGGAGAGGATATAATCCTTGATGCTATTTGTTATGTTCCATACTTAATTGATTTTATTTTAGAATATAAAGAACCTCTTGTAAATAGAGAGAGAAAAGTAAAAGAGCTATTCAAAAACTTTGATGATGATACAGAAGAAGAGGAAGAAGAGGAAGAGATTGAAGATTATGAAGATGATTTATCTACCGATGCAGAAGATGATGAGAAAAAATTATCTGGTGCAAAACAAAAAAAACTAGATAAAAGAGCTCAAACAATCATAGAAGCTTTCAAAAATCTTGAAAAAACAAAAAAAGAGTGGCTAAAATTTCAAGCAAAAGAAGTAGCTAAATCTGATGATGAAGTTGATGTTATGACTTTTGATTTAGCAGTTGCATTTAAAAAGAGATTATTAAAAGATGCCCTTCTTGACTTAGGACCTACTTCAAAATTAATAACTGAAATAGTAAAAGCAATGGAAACATCTTTAAAATCTGACGTTGGTTTTGATAGTGAATTAAAAAGATTAGAGTATAAATTACCACTTTTTAATGAAACTTTACAAAAAAATCATCAAAAGATTCTAGACAATATAATCAATTTATCAAAAGCACAAATAACTTCAATGGTTCCTGAAGCTACAATGGTTTCAACATATATGGAGATAAAAAAGCTTTTCCAAACAGCAGAAGCTAGTAAAGATGGTTTTGATTTAACACCTGAAGAGTTAAAAGCTGTTTTAGAACAGATTAAAAGAGGGAAAAAAATAACAGATACCTCAAAAGATAGAATGGCAAAATCAAATCTTAGACTTGTTGTTTCTATTGCAAAAAGATACACAAATAGAGGTTTAGCTTTCTTGGATTTAATTCAAGAGGGAAATATTGGTCTTATGAAAGCTGTTGATAAGTTTGAGTATAAAAAAGGTTATAAATTCTCTACATATGCAACTTGGTGGATTAGACAAGCAATAAGTAGAGCAATTGCAGATCAAGCAAGAACGATTAGAATTCCTATTCATATGATTGAAACTATTAATAGAATAAATAAAATTATTAGAAAAGGTATTCAAGAAAATGGTAAAGAGCCAGATGTTGAAGAGATTGCAAAAGAAGTTGGATTACCAGTTGATAAAGTAAAACAAGTAATAAAAATCACAAAAGAACCTGTATCTTTAGAAGCTCCAATAGGAAGTGATGATGATGGTAAATTTGGAGATTTTGTACCAGATGAAAAAGCTCCAACACCAATTGATAACATTATGAAAGAAGATTTACAAGGACAAATTGACCAAATTCTAGGGCAACTAAACGAAAGAGAACAAGCAGTTATAAGAATGAGATTTGGTCTTATGGATGATGCTAGTGATAGAACTCTTGAAGAAATTGGAAAAGAACTTTCAGTTACAAGAGAGAGGGTAAGACAGATTGAATCAAGTGCTATTAAAAAACTAAAACACCCAAAAGTTGGGAAAAATCTTAAAAATTATGTAGAGAGTTAA
- a CDS encoding PP0621 family protein, with amino-acid sequence MLIKVIAVVLAGFVIYLLFFKNKRVDGVKKNDKLISDEMVECPVCSTFVSQKDAIVSSGKFFCSKDCLNNKKA; translated from the coding sequence ATGTTGATAAAAGTAATAGCCGTTGTTTTGGCTGGTTTTGTTATATATTTGCTATTTTTTAAAAACAAAAGAGTTGATGGTGTTAAAAAAAATGATAAATTAATCTCTGATGAGATGGTAGAGTGTCCTGTTTGTAGTACATTTGTTTCTCAAAAAGATGCTATTGTAAGTAGCGGAAAGTTTTTTTGTTCAAAAGATTGCTTAAATAACAAAAAGGCTTAA
- the rsmG gene encoding 16S rRNA (guanine(527)-N(7))-methyltransferase RsmG, with the protein MSLRNLLQENSLNFQDVFYKDCEVFVELLQKWGKVHNLSGRLSKDDIYENILDSLYPINFIDDFNSFADIGTGAGYPGLILAIARKDVKAYLIEPRVKRVAFLNFVKASLGLNNLIILQKRAEDLEDLEVDLITSRAVTNTNLLLNITSKIKKEHTSYLFYKGSMLEDEIETSKISNYKVVSRCERNYLYIKGKRC; encoded by the coding sequence TTGAGTTTAAGAAATTTATTACAAGAAAATAGTTTAAACTTTCAAGATGTTTTTTATAAAGATTGTGAAGTTTTTGTTGAACTTTTGCAAAAGTGGGGAAAGGTTCATAATCTAAGTGGAAGATTAAGTAAAGATGATATATATGAAAATATATTAGATTCACTTTATCCTATTAACTTCATAGATGATTTTAATAGTTTTGCAGATATTGGTACAGGAGCTGGTTACCCAGGTTTAATTTTAGCAATTGCAAGAAAAGATGTAAAAGCTTATTTAATAGAACCAAGAGTAAAAAGAGTTGCTTTTTTAAACTTTGTAAAAGCAAGTTTGGGTTTGAATAATCTTATAATTTTACAAAAAAGAGCAGAAGATTTAGAAGACTTAGAAGTCGATTTAATTACAAGTAGAGCTGTAACAAATACAAATTTACTTTTAAATATTACTTCTAAGATAAAAAAGGAACATACATCTTATCTTTTTTATAAAGGAAGTATGCTAGAAGATGAAATTGAAACTTCTAAAATATCGAACTATAAAGTTGTTTCAAGATGTGAACGAAATTATTTATATATTAAAGGAAAAAGATGTTGA
- a CDS encoding 3-isopropylmalate dehydratase small subunit — MSKITGKVWNFGANIDTDVIIAARYLNSSDPEHLAKYVMEDADPEFPKKLKKGDIIVAGENFGCGSSREHAPIALKAAGVAAVVAPSFARIFYRNAFNMGLPIFELPESLEIKEGEEISIDLDNGEITNNTTKKTYKFIPIPPFMQELISSGGLINYAKDEMGRGNK; from the coding sequence ATGAGTAAAATCACAGGTAAAGTTTGGAATTTTGGTGCAAATATTGATACAGATGTTATTATAGCTGCAAGATATTTAAATAGTTCAGATCCTGAACATTTAGCAAAATATGTTATGGAAGATGCAGATCCTGAGTTTCCAAAGAAACTAAAAAAAGGTGATATTATAGTTGCAGGTGAAAATTTTGGATGTGGTTCAAGTAGAGAACATGCTCCAATTGCTCTAAAAGCTGCTGGTGTGGCTGCTGTTGTGGCACCATCTTTTGCAAGAATTTTTTATAGAAATGCTTTTAATATGGGACTTCCTATTTTTGAATTACCTGAATCTTTAGAGATAAAAGAGGGTGAAGAGATTTCAATTGATTTAGATAATGGAGAGATCACAAATAATACAACTAAAAAAACTTATAAATTTATACCAATTCCTCCATTTATGCAAGAGCTAATTTCAAGTGGTGGATTAATTAATTACGCAAAAGATGAAATGGGAAGAGGAAATAAATAA